The following is a genomic window from Chryseobacterium sp. StRB126.
AGATCCATTGGTATATGAAGAATTCAGTACTCATTCCGAAAAATTTATGTTGGACGGGAAAAGATATATAAAACATATTATAGAAAGGACTGTCACAGTAGGAGTTTTATGATTGAAGGAGTCAACCATATGTCTTCAAAACTTGATTGAAATAGGTTGTCTCAAAAATTTAAAATAGACTTTTGTCATTCTGAGAACAGTGAAGAATCTTCAATAATCTGGCAATGAAGAGGGTGTGTTTGCAGATTTGTAAGTCTGTACTCAGAATGATACTTTTGAGACAGCCTTTTATATTTTGGAATCAAATCACAAGAGTTGATAATTTAAAAATGAAAAATTCCTAAAAAAAATCCTTATAGATATTTTTCGGTTAAGTTTGAAAACCAGATAAAAAACAATCATATTTATCAAAAAATATATAAATTGGTTTAAAAATTAATTGAGAAACAAATGGTGGAAAATTTTATTTATTATCTGGGGTTGGTTCTGGTAATTATTGGAGCGATAATGCTGGCCAATCGATTAAAAGTAGCTTATCCCATTATATTGGTGATTGCTGGCCTGCTTATTAGCTTTATTCCTGGTTTACCCCCCTTAAAAATTGATCCTGAACTTATCTTTATCATTTTTTTACCCCCATTATTATACGAAGCTGCTTTTGCCGTTTCATGGAAGGAAATCTGGAAGTTGAGGCGGATCATCACCAGTTTTGCTTTTATTGTAGTTTTTCTTACAGCTATATCGGTAGCTTTTGTGGCCAATTCATATATTCCCGGGTTTTCATTAGCATTAGGCTTTGTGCTGGGAGGAATTGTCTCTCCGCCGGATGCAGTGAGTGCGGGAGCTATTTTAAAATTTGTAAAAGTTCCTAAAAATTTATCTACCGTTTTAGAGGGCGAGAGCCTGTTTAATGATGCTTCTTCACTAATTATCTTTAGGTTTGCCATGGTGGCCGTAGCTACCGGACAATTTATATGGCAGGATGCAGTGGTAAGTTTTGGATGGATGGTATTCGGAGGATTGGGAATAGGTCTGGTACTGGCGTTTATATTTCTCAAAATTGAAAAAATATTTCCCACAGATGTCAATATGGATGCTATACTCAGTCTGGTAGCTCCTTATGTGATGTATATTGCTGCGGAGGAAGTTCATTCATCCGGTGTTTTGGCGGTGGTAAGCGGTGGATTATTTCTTTCCATCAGAAGACATGAAATTTTCCGAACCTCAGAATCAAGGCTTAAAGGCTCCAATGTATGGGAAAGCTTTGTATTTCTGATTAACGGAATTGTGTTTCTATTGATCGGATTAGATCTACCGGAGATTATGGTAGGTTTGCATAAAGAAGGTATAAGCCTTACAGATGCGATTACTTATGGATTACTCATTACAGCAGTTTTGATTATCGTCCGTTTCTTATCCTCTTTTGGAGCTGTTTTTGTAACCTTAATTATGCGGAACTTCATTAATGTAGCCGATAGAGATCCGGGAATGAAAGCACCAATACTCATGAGCTGGACAGGAATGCGCGGAGTAGTTTCACTGGCCGCAGCTTTATCAATTCCTGTCGTAATGGAAAACGGGCAGCCTTTTCCCCATCGTGATCTCATTCTCTTTATTACCTTTATTGTGATTTTAGCCACCCTTATTATTCAGGGACTTACCTTGCCGGCTTTAATTAAAAAACTCAATCTGTCTGATATTGGAAGAGGGTACTTGTCTGAAGAAGAATCAGAACATTTCCTAAGGAAAGAAATGCGTCGTGTTGCCTTAAAATATCTCAACGAAAATTATAAAGAAAGAAGAAACGAAAATGAATATTTCAACAGGCTGATGGATCGTTGGGAGCAGGAAGACAAAGAAAGTTCTGTCCATAAACTGTCTGATGAAGCCAAAGAAATTTATTTTGAAACGCTGGAACAGCAGCGCATCTGGCTTAGAGAAGAAAACAGAAAAAATTTGAATATGGACGAAGAATATATAAGACATTATTTAACAAGGCTGGATCTTGAAGAAGAGAGGCTGAGAATGTAAAAAAATAAGGAAATGAATTTAGTAAAACAGCTCGGGCAGTTTCCTGATGAAAAAAGAAAGGAATACTTCAGCACACTTCCCAATTATGCCAATGGGAAATTTCAGAATATCCTCATCACACCAGCCTTATTAGAAGGCGAAAGTATGACCAAAGCCCTTTTGGGAAGTCTATGCAAAGTTGAGCATACCTCTCCCAGAACTGCTCTTCCATTTGTAATCACCGATTTGAAAAAACTTCCTCTGGAAGAAAACGTGCTGATATGGTTTGGGCATAGCTCATATTTTATACAGGTTGATGGCAAAAAATTCCTGATAGATCCTGTTTTCAGTGGGAATGCATCACCAATGCCAGGATCTATAAAAGCATTTCCGGGAGCAGACTACTATAAGCCGGAACATATGCCGGATATAGACTTTCTGTTGATTTCACACGACCATTGGGATCATCTGGATTATAAAACCATACAGGAATTAAAAAATAGAGTAGGAAAAGTAATTTGTGGACTGGGAACAGGACAGCACTTCGAATACTGGGGTTGGAAACCAGAAAAAATCATTGAAAAAAACTGGTGGGAAAGTATTGATATTGCAGAAGGTTTTAGAATTACCCTTACACCGGCAAGACATTTCTCCGGAAGGCTGCTGAACCGAAATATTTCATTGTGGACCTCCTTTGTACTGAAAACACCTACCAAAAACCTATTTTTAGGAGGGGATAGCGGTTATGGAGATCATTTTACAGAAATAGGTAATAAATATGGTCCGTTTGACCTTGCTGTTATGGAATGCGGCCAGTACAACGAAAAATGGCCCTACATTCATACATTACCGGATCAGCTTATCGGAGAAATACAGGAATTAAAAGCAAGAAACTTTATCCCTGTGCATCATTCAAAATTTAAACTTTCTCAGCATGCATGGTTTGAGCCCGTAGAATTGGCCGCTAAAAATGCAGAAGATAATAACCAACCCATTACTTTACCTGTTATAGGTGAAAAAGTAGATCTGGATCAGTTAGGAAATGTGATTTGGAAAAAATGGTGGGAAGAATATTGGTAAGAATTAACATAATTTTCATATCCTTCCAAACATAAATAAAGGAAAACTGTCATGATGTAAATAAAAAGAGTTGTCATTCTGAATGAAGAATCTCTCTTTCTGCAATTTTCAGGATGAACCAATAAAATTAAAAACCTGCCCATAATGGACAGGTTTTTCCTTATAAAAATAATAATCACTACTGAGGCTCTTTGTGAGAATCCTTAGTATGAATAATATCGTAAAATACAGACGGCTGGGTGGTATCAGGAGTAATTCTGTAAGTAAACGTAGTTTCGTTCAGTACAAGAATCTCTACAGTACGGGTAAAAAGTACATTACCATTAGCATCTAAAGCAACCAAAGTTCTGGTCTTTCCATCAGGAGAAATAGTCCATGTTCCCTGAGATCTTAGTACATCGTTTAATCCGAAGATTTTAAAAGTTCCGTTAGCTTTGAAGTAAGAATATCCTACATAACCTGCTACACTCGCATTATCTAAAGCCACATCACTACCACTATTATTTTTGGCTCCTGTAGTTTTCCATGGAGTAGAAGCTAAGGTAAGTTGTCCGTTTTTAGGTTCCGCATGAGCAGTTCTCGTATGGATAATATCATAATAAACAGATTGATCAGCAGCATTAGGACGAATTCT
Proteins encoded in this region:
- a CDS encoding Na+/H+ antiporter — translated: MVENFIYYLGLVLVIIGAIMLANRLKVAYPIILVIAGLLISFIPGLPPLKIDPELIFIIFLPPLLYEAAFAVSWKEIWKLRRIITSFAFIVVFLTAISVAFVANSYIPGFSLALGFVLGGIVSPPDAVSAGAILKFVKVPKNLSTVLEGESLFNDASSLIIFRFAMVAVATGQFIWQDAVVSFGWMVFGGLGIGLVLAFIFLKIEKIFPTDVNMDAILSLVAPYVMYIAAEEVHSSGVLAVVSGGLFLSIRRHEIFRTSESRLKGSNVWESFVFLINGIVFLLIGLDLPEIMVGLHKEGISLTDAITYGLLITAVLIIVRFLSSFGAVFVTLIMRNFINVADRDPGMKAPILMSWTGMRGVVSLAAALSIPVVMENGQPFPHRDLILFITFIVILATLIIQGLTLPALIKKLNLSDIGRGYLSEEESEHFLRKEMRRVALKYLNENYKERRNENEYFNRLMDRWEQEDKESSVHKLSDEAKEIYFETLEQQRIWLREENRKNLNMDEEYIRHYLTRLDLEEERLRM
- a CDS encoding MBL fold metallo-hydrolase, giving the protein MNLVKQLGQFPDEKRKEYFSTLPNYANGKFQNILITPALLEGESMTKALLGSLCKVEHTSPRTALPFVITDLKKLPLEENVLIWFGHSSYFIQVDGKKFLIDPVFSGNASPMPGSIKAFPGADYYKPEHMPDIDFLLISHDHWDHLDYKTIQELKNRVGKVICGLGTGQHFEYWGWKPEKIIEKNWWESIDIAEGFRITLTPARHFSGRLLNRNISLWTSFVLKTPTKNLFLGGDSGYGDHFTEIGNKYGPFDLAVMECGQYNEKWPYIHTLPDQLIGEIQELKARNFIPVHHSKFKLSQHAWFEPVELAAKNAEDNNQPITLPVIGEKVDLDQLGNVIWKKWWEEYW
- a CDS encoding DUF4822 domain-containing protein, encoding MNTLKKLCYLSAAILLSAPFVSCSSDDNEIVIEQQTPSQVLASTPWETTGAKDKNGANVALTDANVAGYVGFAYFKADGNFAIYNLTDVLRSRGTWSVDAQGKTRTIAALNPDGTTIFKRDVEILVLNRNQFTYRIRPNAADQSVYYDIIHTRTAHAEPKNGQLTLASTPWKTTGAKNNSGSDVALDNASVAGYVGYSYFKANGTFKIFGLNDVLRSQGTWTISPDGKTRTLVALDANGNVLFTRTVEILVLNETTFTYRITPDTTQPSVFYDIIHTKDSHKEPQ